Proteins from one Mercurialis annua linkage group LG7, ddMerAnnu1.2, whole genome shotgun sequence genomic window:
- the LOC126654468 gene encoding uncharacterized protein At4g13200, chloroplastic, which yields MVFERLEGPAGTSDPNQTKSIITGITTTMSKAGINLGLNSKKKKIDQSNTTMNGVSPSPPFHFSATKFNHQTTPHSSAIGSVVNHHGLLSFSDLKVRTGLRFGSDRQSHVISVRCNSTAGPGSGDNESKNVLDAFFLGKAVAEAVNERLESAVGEFLSTIGRLQAEQQRQVQDFQEDVLERAKKAKENAAREAMEAQGLVPEPRTVDIAYGVNSTTSSPTTNATNPTISPSSPNSSTEDSAFGVSIDE from the exons ATGGTGTTCGAAAGGCTTGAAGGCCCAGCAGGAACATCAGATCCAAACCAAACAAAATCTATAATTACCGGTATAACAACCACCATGTCCAAGGCAGGCATAAACCTCGGattaaactcaaaaaaaaaaaaaatagaccaGAGTAACACCACCATGAATGGGGTTTCACCTTCCCCGCCATTTCATTTCTCTGCCACTAAATTTAATCACCAAACTACCCCTCACAGCTCTGCAATTGGCTCTGTTGTTAATCATCATGGTTTGTTAAGTTTCTCAGATTTAAAGGTTAGGACAGGCCTTAGGTTTGGTAGTGATAGACAGTCGCATGTTATTAGTGTTCGATGTAATAGCACTGCTGGCCCTGGTTCTG GTGATAACGAAAGCAAGAATGTCCTAGATGCATTTTTCTTGGGAAAGGCTGTTGCAGAAGCAGTTAATGAGCGTTTAGAATCTGCAGTCGGGGAGTTCCTGAGCACTATTGGCAGGCTGCAAGCAGAGCAACAGAGACAAGTACAGGATTTCCAG GAAGATGTGTTGGAAAGAGCCAAAAAGGCCAAGGAAAATGCAGCACGTGAAGCCATGGAAGCACAAGGACTTGTGCCCGAGCCTCGTACAGTTGATATTGCATATGGTGTTAACTCGACTACTTCATCACCAACTACCAATGCTACCAATCCTACAATTTCACCATCATCTCCAAATTCAAGTACTGAGGATTCTGCTTTTGGGGTGTCAATTGATGAATGA
- the LOC126656053 gene encoding guanine nucleotide-binding protein-like NSN1, whose translation MSLVDNSGKNTVPVLVCYNGKWDENFNYSNYKMKGILIPDDTNFEKLQSMIARIHQVDYWEPNMEIKYQLESNHQTLEVEDDDSLGFYLELKRRDSSVTKFPLCISTKKSDEPPQLPMINNKSSTAFNEEQTENVESKNSAMDIVEYADTMRYQTSEDEEEDESKEEDYRIVTDSNEKEVYVGQIFKDKTIMKTCLCLYAIANNFQFKVSKSCSIEYVLNCLDSNCKWSLRASRDGRTSMFLIRRLNNIHTCSLKIRMKDKRQATSSIIAEVLKSKFLDVKTVYTPADIIADFQKEYGIILTYHKAWRAREKALELIRDTSFYKELVKVIEESDVIVEILDARDPIGTRCFDMEKMVMKSGHNKQLVLLLNKIDLVPREAVEKWLKYLREEFPTVAFKCSTQEQRSNLGRKSSSKAAKGKTILKTSDCLGAATLTKLLKNYSRSYDIKKSITVGIVGLPNVGKSSLINSLKRSHVVNVGATPGLTRSMQEVQLNKNVKLLDCPGVVIPKSAENDASIALRNCKRIAKLEDPVSPVKEILKLCPARLLVTLYKIPDFESVDDFLQKLATVRGRLKKDGTVDIDATARIVLRDWNEGKIPHYTMPPTRNQEEPSESQIVSKLGKEFNIDEVYTGESSFIGSLKSVNDFDPVEVPPSCPISFKESMIQGDEETQPSGKGHENSEDMNNDGEDQPIEDEPMGSEENNTNKAKGENPTGRQNEKLYDAEGMLNTKVKRRKKAGEVDAMGDDYNFQADCFEKKGSDMDVEKDDSEIIGEVPMPDVKFDDMITCITMNQKGFVFSEV comes from the exons ATGAGCTTGGTCGACAATTCCG GAAAAAACACAGTGCCGGTTCTTGTATGCTATAATGGAAAATGggatgaaaattttaattactccAATTACAAAATGAAAGGAATTTTAATACCGGATGACACAAATTTTGAAAAGCTCCAGTCAATGATTGCACGTATACACCAAGTTGACTACTGGGAACCCAATATGGAGATTAAATATCAGTTAGAGAGCAACCATCAAACTTTAGAAGTTGAAGATGATGACAGCCTCGGATTTTACCTTGAACTGAAAAGGAGGGACTCTAGCGTAACAAAGTTTCCACTGTGTATTTCAACCAAAAAATCTGACGAACCGCCCCAATTGCCGATGATTAACAACAAATCTTCCACGGCATTTAATGAAGAACAAACAGAAAATGTAGAATCCAAAAATTCAGCCATGGATATTGTAGAATATGCAGATACTATGAGATATCAGACCAGTGAAGAcgaggaagaagatgaaagtAAAGAAGAAGACTACCGAATTGTAACTGATTCGAATGAAAAAGAAGTCTATGTTGGGCAAATCTTTAAAGATAAAACGATCATGAAGACCTGTTTGTGTTTATATGCAATTGCTAACAACTTTCAGTTTAAGGTGAGTAAATCATGCTCGATTGAGTATGTACTCAATTGTTTGGACAGCAATTGCAAATGGAGTTTGAGGGCTTCAAGAGATGGAAGGACAAGCATGTTTCTTATTAGAAGACTCAACAACATTCACACATGCTCATTAAAAATTAGAATGAAAGATAAAAGGCAGGCAACATCTTCAATTATAGCAGAGGTGCTAAAATCCAAGTTTTTGGATGTCAAAACAGTGTACACGCCGGCAGACATAATTGCAGACTTTCAAAAGGAATATGGTATCATTTTAACTTACCATAAGGCATGGAGAGCGAGGGAGAAGGCGCTTGAACTAATTAGAG ATACTTCGTTCTATAAGGAATTGGTTAAAGTCATCGAGGAATCAGATGTGATAGTGGAAATTCTGGATGCCCGAGATCCTATTGGTACCCGTTGTTTTGATATGGAAAAGATGGTGATGAAATCTGGTCACAATAAGCAACTCGTTTTACTTTTAAACAAAATTG ATCTTGTCCCACGAGAAGCTGTTGAAAAATGGCTAAAGTATCTTAGAGAAGAATTTCCTACAGTTGCCTTCAAGTGCAGTACTCAAGAACAGAGATCAAATTTAGGGCGGAAATCTTCCTCTAAAGCAGCAAAGGgcaaaactattttaaaaacaagTGACTGTCTTGGAGCAGCAACACTTACTAAATTGCTGAAAAACTACTCAAGAAGTTATGAT attaaaaaatcaattacagTTGGCATTGTTGGGCTGCCTAATGTTGGTAAGAGTAGTCTGATTAACAGCTTGAAGAGAAGCCATGTTGTCAATGTTGGTGCTACTCCTGGGTTAACAAGATCAATGCAAGAAGTTCAACTAAACAAGAATGTTAAGTTGCTCGATTGTCCTGGTGTTGTAATCCCCAAATCTGCAGAGAATGATGCATCCATAGCTCTTCGTAACTGCAAAAGGATTGCGAAGTTGGAGGATCCAGTCAGCCCAG TGAAAGAAATTCTCAAGCTGTGCCCAGCTAGGCTGTTGGTAACCCTATACAAGATACCAGACTTTGAAtcagttgatgattttttacaAAAGTTGGCTACAGTCAGGGGCAGGCTAAAGAAGGATGGTACTGTGGACATTGATGCTACAGCCAGAATTGTTCTGCGTGACTGGAATGAGG GTAAGATTCCGCATTACACAATGCCTCCAACTAGGAATCAAGAGGAACCTTCAGAGTCTCAGATTGTTTCAAAGCTCGGGAAGGAGTTCAACATTGATGAAGTTTACACCGGTGAATCTTCATTCATTGGAAGCCTCAAGTCTGTAAATGACTTTGATCCTGTTGAAGTTCCGCCTAGTTGCCCAATCAGTTTCAAGGAAAGCATGATACAG GGAGATGAGGAAACCCAACCATCAGGTAAAGGTCATGAAAATTCGGAAGATATGAATAATGATGGTGAAGACCAGCCTATTGAAGACGAGCCTATGGGTTCTGAAGAAAATAATACAAACAAAGCCAAAGGAGAAAACCCAACTGGCCGACAAAACGAGAAGCTATATGACGCAGAAGGTATGCTAAACACAAAAGTGAAACGAAGGAAAAAAGCAGGTGAAGTGGATGCAATGGGTGATGACTATAATTTTCAAGCAGATTGCTTCGAGAAAAAGGGTTCTGACATGGACGTCGAAAAGGATGATAGCGAAATCATTGGTGAGGTGCCAATGCCTGATGTTAAGTTTGACGATATGATAACATGTATAACCATGAACCAAAAGGGTTTTGTATTTTCAGAagtttag
- the LOC126655898 gene encoding vesicle-associated membrane protein 722-like, with protein MGQQSLIYSFVARGTVILADYTEFTGNFTGIAAQCLQKLPATNNKFTYNCDGHTFNYLVDNGFTYCVVAVESVGRQIPIAFLERIKEEFTKKYGGGKAATAVANGLNKEFGSKLKEQMQYCVDHPEEVSKLAKVKAQVSEVKGVMMENIEKVLDRGEKIELLVDKTENLRSQAQDFRTQGTQMRRKMWFQNMKIKLIVLGILIALILIIVLSVCGGFKC; from the exons ATGGGGCAGCAGTCGTTGATTTACAGTTTTGTGGCGAGAGGTACAGTGATTTTAGCTGATTACACGGAGTTCACCGGAAATTTCACCGGAATAGCAGCTCAGTGTCTCCAGAAACTTCCGGCGACTAATAATAAGTTCACTTACAACTGCGATGGTCATACGTTTAACTACCTTGTCGATAACGGCTTCA CTTATTGTGTAGTTGCAGTTGAGTCTGTTGGCCGACAGATTCCAATTGCGTTTCTTGAGCGAATCAAGGAGGAATTTACCAAGAAATATGGTGGAGGAAAAGCTGCAACAGCAGTTGCTAATGGCTTGAACAAGGAATTTGG GTCCAAATTGAAGGAGCAGATGCAGTACTGTGTGGATCACCCTGAAGAGGTCAGCAAGCTTGCTAAAGTTAAAGCTCAAGTTTCTGAAGTCAAAGGAGTGATGATGGAAAACATTGAGAAG GTTCTTGATCGTGGAGAGAAAATTGAGCTTCTTGTTGACAAAACCGAAAATCTACGCTCTCAG GCACAAGATTTCAGAACACAGGGAACCCAGATGAGGAGGAAGATGTGGTTCCAGAACATGAAAATAAAGCTGATAGTGCTGGGTATATTGATTGCTTTGATCCTCATCATTGTATTGTCCGTTTGCGGAGGCTTCAAGTGTTAG
- the LOC126655897 gene encoding pantoate--beta-alanine ligase, translated as MMTASTSGEVQPTRHITPFVHLSVPFRIPTLLIFNPLRLLPYYPNQETSPLIHLIRKKITKMEASKEPIIITEKQKMRNWSRQMRSQGKTIALVPTMGYLHQGHLSLVQQAHTHADLTVVSIYVNPGQFSPSEDLSTYPSDFHGDILKLMSVRGGVDVVFHPHNLYDYGDDDGGEKMRNLEGEKVVNCVEEKGLGHESWVRVERLEKGLCGESRPVFFRGVATVVTKLFNIVEPDFALFGKKDYQQWRIVQRMVRDLDFSIQIIGSEIMRDSDGLALSSRNVHLSTEERTKALSISKSLLKAKLHAEEGRTNCRELRDMVVQTINEAGGKIDYAEIVEQQSLEAVEEIKIPVVFCVAAWFGKVRLIDNIEINMK; from the exons ATGATGACAGCCAGCACAAGTGGTGAAGTGCAACCAACCCGCCACATAACGCCATTTGTCCATCTCTCTGTTCCATTTCGAATTCCAACGCTCCTAATCTTCAATCCCCTTCGTCTTCTTCCTTACTATCCCAACCAAGAAACATCACCACTAATCCATTTAATCAGAAAAAAGATCACAAAAATGGAAGCAAGCAAGGAGCCAATAATAATAACAGAGAAACAAAAGATGAGAAACTGGTCGAGGCAAATGAGATCTCAAGGCAAAACAATCGCCCTCGTACCCACCATGGGTTACCTTCACCAAGGCCATTTATCACTCGTTCAACAAGCTCACACTCACGCAGATTTAACAGTCGTTTCAATCTACGTAAACCCAGGTCAATTCTCCCCTTCCGAAGATCTTTCCACCTACCCATCTGATTTTCATGGCGATATTCTCAAGCTCATGTCTGTTCGTGGTGGGGTTGACGTTGTTTTTCATCCCCATAATTTGTATGATTATGGGGACGATGATGGTGGTGAAAAGATGAGGAATTTGGAGGGTGAAAAGGTGGTGAATTGTGTGGAGGAGAAGGGTTTGGGGCATGAGAGTTGGGTTAGAGTTGAGAGATTGGAGAAGGGTTTGTGTGGGGAGAGTAGGCCTGTGTTTTTTAGAGGAGTTGCTACTGTTGTTACCAAGTTGTTTAATATTGTGGAGCCTGATTTTGCTTTGTTTGGGAAGAAGGATTATCAGCAGTGGAGGATTGTTCAAAGAATG GTGCGAGATCTTGATTTTTCCATACAAATAATAGGTTCTGAAATAATGCGTGATAGCGATGGTCTTGCGTTGAGTTCTCGCAATGTGCATCTTTCTACTGAAGAGAGGACAAAG GCTTTGTCTATTAGCAAATCGTTGTTGAAGGCCAAGTTACATGCAGAAGAAGGCCGAACGAACTGTAGAGAGTTACGAGATATGGTCGTCCAGACAATAAATGAGGCTGGAGGAAAAATTGATTATGCTGAG ATTGTAGAGCAGCAAAGTTTGGAGGCTGTGGAAGAAATAAAGATTCCTGTTGTATTCTGTGTTGCTGCCTGGTTTGGGAAGGTCAGATTGATAGATAATATTGAAATCAATATGAAATGA
- the LOC126656229 gene encoding protein SULFUR DEFICIENCY-INDUCED 1 has protein sequence MEGIISSKSSSSNDFHVIYKVPSGDGPYVQAKHAQLVEKDPEKAIVWFWKAINAGDRVDSALKDMAVVMKQIDRTEEAIEAIKSFRIRCSKNAQESLDNVLIDLYKKCGRIEEQIELLKRKLRMIYQGQAFNGKPTKTARSHGKKFQVSVQQEVSRLLGNLGWAYMQKSNYIAAEVVYKKAQMIDADANKACNLGSCLIKQDRYDEAHEVVEDVIEGRLAGSDDFKSRKRARELIMEIESKLLPPVLTDILETDDFVKGLEEMMNQWAPSRSKRLPIFEEISSFIDQIAC, from the exons aTGGAAGGGATTATTAGCTCTAAGAGCAGCAGCAGCAATGATTTTCATGTAATTTACAAAGTTCCTTCTGGTGATGGTCCTTATGTTCAAGCCAAGCATGCTCAG TTGGTTGAAAAGGACCCAGAAAAAGCAATAGTATGGTTTTGGAAAGCAATAAATGCAGGAGATAGAGTAGACAGTGCACTGAAAGACATGGCTGTGGTGATGAAGCAAATTGACAGAACTGAAGAAGCCATTGAAGCTATCAAATCTTTTAGAATCCGTTGCTCTAAGAATGCTCAAGAATCACTTGATAATGTCCTTATTGACTTGTACaag AAATGTGGAAGGATAGAGGAGCAAATAGAACTACTAAAAAGAAAGTTAAGAATGATATACCAAGGACAAGCCTTCAATGGCAAACCCACCAAAACTGCACGCTCACATGGCAAGAAATTTCAAGTTTCTGTACAGCAAGAAGTCTCCAGATTACTG GGTAACTTGGGCTGGGCCTACATGCAGAAATCGAACTACATAGCAGCAGAAGTGGTTTACAAGAAAGCCCAAATGATCGATGCGGATGCAAATAAGGCCTGCAATTTGGGCTCTTGTTTAATAAAGCAAGACCGATATGATGAGGCCCATGAAGTTGTTGAAGATGTAATAGAAGGTAGACTTGCTGGTTCAGATGATTTTAAATCAAGAAAAAGAGCTAGGGAATTGATAATGGAAATTGAATCAAAATTACTGCCACCTGTCCTTACTGATATTTTGGAGACTGATGATTTTGTTAAAGGGCTTGAAGAAATGATGAATCAATGGGCTCCATCTAGATCAAAAAGGCTCCCAATTTTTGAagaaatttcttcttttatagATCAAATTGcatgttaa